DNA from Brevibacterium sp. 'Marine':
CGACGCATCGAGGTACTCGTCCTCGGGGATTGCCGGTCCTGGGCCGAGCGAAGCGACGTAGGCAGCGAGCTGGGCGGTCTGCTCTTCGTCGAACTGCGGTTCCTTGACGCGAGCCTGCGGGCCGTTGGCCTGCAGCGGCATGCGTCCGGTGCCGACCTGGAAGTCGACAGCAGCGGCGCCGACGCCGATGAGGCCGGGGCCGGCCTTCGAGCCTTCGGCGTTCATGCCGTGACAGGTGGCGCAGTTGGCCAAGAAGAGTTTCTCGCCCTCTTTGATGTCAGAGGCGCTGGCTGTGTCCGCCTTGGCGCTCGAAGTCTGCGTGAAGAGTGCATAGGCTCCGCCGGTCAGCAGCAGTCCCACGAGCAGCAGCGCGACCAGCGCCATGGGATGTCTGCGGCGATCTGCTAGAAGCTTCACTTGATCGTCCTTTGCTTGAAGTGGTGTGAGTCCTGGGGGCCGAGCATCT
Protein-coding regions in this window:
- a CDS encoding cytochrome c, which encodes MKLLADRRRHPMALVALLLVGLLLTGGAYALFTQTSSAKADTASASDIKEGEKLFLANCATCHGMNAEGSKAGPGLIGVGAAAVDFQVGTGRMPLQANGPQARVKEPQFDEEQTAQLAAYVASLGPGPAIPEDEYLDASKGDPAAGGGLFRTNCAMCHNVVGAGGALTRGKYAPDLSEVSEKHLYEAMQTGPQNMPIFNDANLTPDDKRDVIAYVKEVSDNPSPGGFKLGSLGPVAEGLFIWFFGLAAVIGLTVWLSSRAK